A region of Vanessa cardui chromosome 1, ilVanCard2.1, whole genome shotgun sequence DNA encodes the following proteins:
- the LOC124544501 gene encoding pancreatic triacylglycerol lipase-like → MKLLVVLLASVALCAGSAIPLVPLDNSHYVEGESRYIWMPDGEGKPHLVDLHAPVDEEFLQTRNGARNEYWLYTRRNPTNHQLLVNGNANSIRNSNYMGNRPTKVLVHGWNSNGNTAHNPLITAAFLAVSDVNVIVLDWRSSASGIYTTSVLAVPDVGRHLTNFLNFLFSTAGGNWNNVHLIGHSLGAHVVGNAGRASNVRPVRVTGMDPAGPQWGNNGNALNRNSGVYVESIHSNGGALGIMDPISHADFYPNGGRNQPGCATPICSHSRAPELFASSIRSNHLVGRLCNNLSQAQNNQCTGSTLVLGTSNLGKRGQGLYGLRTGNSWPF, encoded by the exons ATGAAGCTCTTGGTGGTTTTGCTTGCCTCAGTAGCgt TGTGCGCTGGTAGCGCAATTCCTTTGGTGCCATTAGATAACAGCCATTATGTGGAAGGCGAGAGCCGTTACATTTGGATGCCTGATGGTGAAGGTAAACCCCATCTTGTAGATCTGCATGCTCCCGTTGATGAAGAGTTTCTTCAAACCAGAAATGGTGCTCGCAATGAGTACTGGCTGTACACAAG ACGTAATCCTACCAACCACCAACTTTTGGTGAACGGTAACGCAAACTCAATCCGTAACTCCAACTACATGGGAAACCGCCCCACCAAAGTTCTCGTGCACGGATGGAACAGTAACGGAAACACAGCGCATAACCCTCTAATCACAGCCGCTTTCCTTGCGGTCTCAGATGTCAATGTCATAGTCCTAGACTGGAGAAGTTCTGCCAGTGGAATCTACACCACATCAGTGTTAGCTGTTCCAGACGTAGGCAGACATCTTACGAATTTCCTTAACTTCCTCTTCAGTACCGCTGGCGGCAACTGGAATAACGTCCATTTAATTGGTCACAGCTTGGGCGCTCACGTAGTCGGTAATGCTGGACGCGCCAGTAATGTCCGACCGGTCCGAGTAACAG GTATGGATCCCGCTGGTCCTCAATGGGGTAATAACGGAAACGCTCTTAATCGCAACTCTGGAGTATACGTTGAATCTATTCACTCTAACGGTGGTGCTCTCGGTATCATGGATCCTATTTCTCACGCTGACTTCTACCCCAACGGTGGCAGAAATCAACCTGGCTGTGCAACCCCCATATGCTCTCATTCACGTGCACCAGAACTGTTCGCCTCTTCGATCAGAAGTAACCACTTAGTAGGAAGACTTTGCAATAACCTCAGTCAGGCCCAAAATAATCAGTGCACAGGATCCACATTAGTCCTTGGTACCAGCAACTTGGGCAAGCGAGG ACAAGGATTATATGGACTAAGAACCGGTAACAGCTGGCCTTTCTAA
- the LOC124532400 gene encoding lipase member H-like: MKQLALLVSIISVCSANIIKDPKERYREGDRYFLFPGDGDGQLHLVDIKAPIENRFIKSSRNPSNNNYWLFTRSHPTKAQVLAYNDVNSIEKSDFSMNKTTVFLVHGWLGSGNNEMNKKLTEAFLENDDVNVIVFDWSELASRNYVTAKNSVVALGEGLGKFINWLVSLGASYDRMHLVGFSLGAHVVGNAGRNTESQVKRLTALDPAGPLWKDDANRLKKTDARYVEVIHTNTLMFGYMDPLGDADFYPNGGSFMPGCLMSVCSHSKGYEYMAISVKHNNLNANECNNLNDVRGNRCNGELYPMGNGDLNKSRSGIFRVNTK; the protein is encoded by the exons ATGAAGCAACTTGCGTTGTTAGTTTCCATCATATCAg TTTGTTCCGCAAATATTATCAAAGATCCTAAGGAACGTTATCGCGAGGGCGATCGTTACTTCCTCTTTCCTGGCGATGGGGATGGTCAGCTCCATCTTGTGGATATTAAAGCGCCGATAGAGAATCGCTTTATTAAATCATCTCGAAACCCGAGTAATAACAACTACTGGCTATTTACCAG GTCTCACCCCACGAAAGCGCAAGTTCTCGCTTACAATGACGTCAACAGTATCGAAAAATCAGATTTTAGTATGAATAAAACAACAGTGTTTCTAGTTCATGGCTGGCTTGGGAGTGGaaacaatgaaatgaataaaaaactaaCAGAAG CGTTTTTAGAAAATGACGATGTCAATGTAATAGTTTTCGATTGGAGCGAATTGGCCAGTCGCAATTACGTAACAGCGAAGAATAGCGTTGTCGCTCTCGGAGAAGGTCTTGGAAAGTTCATTAATTGGCTTGTATCATTAGGAGCTTCCTATGATAGGATGCATCTTGTCGGATTTAGTCTGGGAGCACACGTCGTGGGTAACGCTGGGCGTAACACTGAATCTCAAGTGAAAAGGTTAACAG CTTTGGACCCAGCCGGTCCACTGTGGAAGGATGATGCCAATCGTTTGAAAAAAACCGACGCACGATATGTCGAAGTAATTCACACCAATACCCTTATGTTTGGTTACATGGACCCGTTGGGTGATGCTGATTTCTATCCAAATGGAGGTTCATTTATGCCAGGCTGCTTAATGAGCGTTTGTTCCCATAGCAAAGGATACGAATACATGGCAATTTCAGTGAAACACAACAATCTTAATGCCAATGAatgcaataatttaaatgatgtaAGAGGCAATCGCTGCAATGGAGAACTTTACCCCATGGGCAATGGCGATTTAAATAAGTCACG gtctGGTATTTTTCGCGTCAACACCAAATAA